GGTTGAGATTTCGTCGATAGATTCGCCGtttttgctgcagcagcaagcgCTGATCGGTGTAAAGGAAAACCCAAAGCGACGTACCGGGCAGCTTGGAAGAagtgagacacacacacacgcacggtcGCTAAACCGCAGCTAGAAATCGATGAAAGTCTTGGAACGAAATGAGATGAGGCTGGAGGGGTAATGAACGGTGTAGTGTTTAATGAGGTTTGGGAGGAAATGTAGAGCGCTCAAACGTGCCCGCCTAATTCATCATGTTCGGTGAGATGGCAGAACATTACACATGCACATTGCGGGAATGGCGCTTGATTATGTCACCTGTGATCAGCATTTCACCCCCGGGCAAAACGACGATCGGTCGCTCGGGCGTGTATTAGAGAGCCAACGGGCACAGCAGGAGCTCGAAAGTGGCTCGACGTCGTCTCGGTATAGCTTGGGAGTTCCAACGGATGGACCGGCATGAGATCCATAGGCAGCTTAAATTGAAGGGAAAATTAGCTTTCGACTCGAGCTTCGCCTCAATTTCCAAACGCCGGCTGCAGGGAATTGAATTTCGGAACAGCCCCAATGCGATTCGGGTCAAGGCTGAACATCTCGACGATCTCTGGCTGAACGGGCCACGGTTCGATCCACCGCTCCACGGAGGGGGAGCGAAAAACGGTCAAATCGAAACCACTTGCGAACGGGGTGGATCAGTGTGACCGCGTTGGGAAATCTGTTATTTGGACGTGCGCACCGAAGGCAGAGATTTGATCACAGGAAACGTGTGCTTTTCGTATGTGCACTGTTGTCTTCGTCGTCTGAGGGGGCTAAGAAGAGAAATCTGATGGCGTTGGTGATGGCGTTGGTATTTTCTgtacttttcctttttgctgcaACTGCGGAAAACGGAAACTGCATACGAAATGGCGACAGCCACGTATGAGTGGacatggctgtgtgtgtgtgttggttagGCTGTAGAAGCTGTTGCCTTGTGTGGAAGACCGGCGTGACCTTGCAGGATTTTAATTGCTGTTGTGGTCGCTTCATGCGCCCAAGGATGGCGCGTGTAGGAggatgttgtttatgtttgctgatggtttttgttttgcttctgtttCGGCGGAAAGAAAACTTGAAAACCTACGACGACGCattgaggaaaacaaaaagaataacaaaTGTGACAGATATAAACGAACAAGGACTGCACTTGAGCAGTGTCCTTCTTTCAATGATAGTGAGCTGGAGGCTCATGGTGTTTTTGCTGTGACATATTCATCAGTAGATGACGTATTTTAGAGAACTTTTAATACAATGTTACAGTTTTGAACCAACCATATTAATGCTTCTCTTAGGGTGGACAAAACAGTCTCTACATGAAATGCTTGTGGTAGCGATAGTCATATCTATTTGATTTCAATATCTATTTGAACAGAATAATCGATCGAACATACGCTGATGCTCTTATAAATTGGAAAAGATCCTAATTCTACTCAGATCATTCCTTATAGTGATAACAATCACTATTATTCACGATTCACGATCTTGGGATCTCCGTAAGTAGGAAATACCATTGAAACAACTGCTGTCTGATTTGTGTGTACGCTATAAGATCGCTATATTTACCCGTTCCGACTGTTCTGGAGCTAGTCTATAGAAAATGCATCCTTACCTTTGTCATTATTCCACAAAGTTGCTCTGGTCACTAACgctgttcttgttgttgtcAATATGTTTCTTGTTTTAGGCTTGAATGTCCTCATTTTTCAATGTTTCTTTCGTGTCAGCTAAAGCAACTTCCCTTAGTGTAGACTAGCTTATAGCCTCAATAATGTTATCACAAGTACTACGAGCTGGTTTTTTCTtgtacaaacaaatcaaaatctTTGCTCTCTATTAGGGTTTTGACGATGTTGATACTACTAATATTAAGTCTGAATGCGGCTCGTTTGCGTTATGAAGCAGACAAGacttttttggttttaaaaaatatttgaaatttcatgTTTATATGAGTATTTATTGTTTCCTTGTAAGGTACATTTAGAATTCCCAAAAGCTCTCTTTTTGTCAGACTCAAATTATAAAAACCAAAATCAAAATGCCTAGAAAGCAATCAGGACCTTGACTATCCATATTCGAATTAAAATACGTTAAATCAGTTATGTTTTTGCTTCTAGTTGTCTACTCACTTAGCGTAGAATGTCATTATTTATGGAATATTAAACACAAATATTAACAAATATTAATATTGCTGGTATCAGTGTATAATAGAAAATACATTGCACCGTAATGCTATTGGATGTTTTCTTATAGGATATATTGAAAACAGAACTTAATTTCCATGTACAAATCGTAAAACCCATGCTAACAAGTGCAACGCCATCCGCTATTTGTTCTTTCCCGCTGTTCTATGTAACCCAACATTGTTTCGTTTGATCGTACCGGTGAATGTACCACCCAACCCTTGAAGCagaaaatcaattcaaaacgCAACACATCTCactgaataaataataataaaaaaacgaaagcagaagaaaaacaaatgccacatataaaaaaacagtaaagcTTCGAAAATGGCAGACCAACTAGCGTTAGCTAACTTGAAAGCCAACGATGCTAGCGTCTATATTTCCGAAACCAAAATTCCTCGCATGGCTGCCGAGGAGCATCTAAGCTAATGTTGGCTGTGCTGAATATTGGCGCTATGTGTAGTCGCCGCAAGAACGGTTTGTgccggcaacagcagcagggcaATTCTATTGTTTCTAGCCGGCGTAGCAACGCGCCGCTTAAATCCGATTAGCGCAATCAGAATCATCGAAACGGCCAGCTCGTCGGTTAGTTCACAGATTTGTTTTATGCATTCTGAACGCACCCAACCGCGATACGTTCGTGATGTTTAATCGAAAAAAGCTCCTTCAATCCGGCGTACTTCCTCCCTTCTTCGTCGGTTTCTGTCCAACATCGACAAAAAAGGGCCGGTCTAGCGATTCCATTCCAGCGACTCATCAAAAGCATAAAATTTAGTGCAATAATAATTTGTGCTTCATCATCACCCGCCGGGGGCCCCCGGGAGAGGGGTGAGGTTAGGGTTGGTTGGGTTTTGGGGGTGGTGAAGCGGTGGAGCATGGTatggcacacacaaaacacaccgtACAAACGCCGTGAAGAAGGTGCACCGATCAGTACAGTCACCCtttctttctcgctcgctctctcgtcCATTTCTTACGATCGTCGAGATGCTTCAAAGACACGACATGAAGAGCCCCCCTCTACCTACCAATGCGTATGTATTGCATGTGTAAGAGCGAAAGTTGAGCGGCTTTACTGCTCAGCGTTATATGCCAATGTGGACAACCCTCccccttcctttccttttaCCACCGAGGAGGCGATCGGATTATTGGTTCAGTGCACCGGGCGGATGGTGCAAACTTTTCTTCGCTCACAGCTGTTCGCTCCACATGAAacctccttcccttccctccctctctctataGCTCACGGACCAACCAACACGAGACCCGAAGTGGGGATTTCCCCGGCGCCCGAAAACGCTCCGCTTTTCCGACTCTCTAGGCGCGATCGGTTTCGTTGAGCGCCCCTTCTTCTTTGGTACCGAGAAGCCCCGGCCGAGCGTTGTATATATACCGGTGCGTGCGGGCTTTTCAAATCAGTACCTACTTCGGTCTCGCTTGTTCTATACACTTTTTGCTCACAATGCGAATggtatgtgtgttttagtTACATTTACTTGGGGCAGTGAAAAGCTTGGTTTGAAGCATCAAACCAAGATCGGCAAAACCAGTTCAGTGACAATAAccagaaatacaaaaaaatggatacGAAAAGCAATAAACGCAAACGGATTAAGTGCACAGTGCTCACAGAGATCCTCAGAGAAGGAAAAATAGTACATCCTGAAGGCTATTGGAGCCTACGTGGAAGTTAAATTGAAGTGATCCTCGCGGATTGTGTCgaaattcaccaaaaaaaattgttcTTTGTAAAAATCTAGAGCAGAAGAATTACCAAAAACATGTTTGCTTTTCGTACTCCAAACTGTGCGAATCTTTCGAAGTGTTTTCCAAACATATCCCAAAAACTTTTGAACTATCAGCTCCAAACGTGATGCTCACTGAAGTGGTTTTgtgatctgttttttttgcgggGAATCCTCCAACCAAACCATTCCAGGATGTCATCTGACCGTCTGATGCTCACGCTCCTCTTCTCCGTCTTTACTTGCAGATCATAGTTCCTTGTTGTCTTGCCCTATTTGTGGCACTGGTCACATGCGAGGGTGACGTGAAAGCGGACTCGAAGGCGGAGGAAACCCAAGTAGAGGCGAAGGAATCGCAGAACCTGGAGAAGCGCGGCCTGCACTCCTCCTTTGGCGATTTCGGCCATGACTTCGGTGGACACGATgagcatcaccatcaccacgaGCACATCAAGACGGTGACGATTGAGAAGAAGATCCCGGTGCCGTACACCGTCGAGAAGCACGTCCCGTACACGGTCGAGAAGAAGGTGCCGTACGAGGTGAAGGTCCCGATCCCGCAGCCCTACATCGTCGAGAAGAAGGTGCCGGTGCACTACAAGGAAGTGGTGAAATACCCAGTCCACGTCCCGGCTCCGTACACCGTCGAGAAGAAGGTGCCGTACGAGGTGAAGTACCCGGTCGACAAGCCGTACGAGGTGAAGGTGCATGTCCCGCAGCCCTACACCGTCGAGAAGAAGGTCCCGTACGAGGTGAAGGTGCCGGTCCCGGTCCCGTACACCGTCGAGAAGAAGGTCCCGTACGAGGTGAAGGTTGAGGTGCCCGTCCCCAAGCCGTACACCGTCATCAAGAAGGTGCCGTACGAGGTGAAGGTCCCGGTCGACAAGCCGTACAAGGTGGAAGTCCCGAAACCGTACCCGGTGGAGGTCCCGAAACCCTACCCAGTTGTCGTGGAGAAGAAGGTCCCGTACGAGGTGAAGGTTCCGGTCGACAAGCCCTACAAGGTGGAGGTGCCCAAGCCGTACAAGGTGGAAGTTAAGGTGCCGTACCCAGCCCCGTACACCGTCGAGAAGAAGGTCCCGTACACCGTGGAGAAGCCGATCCCGTACGAGGTGAAGGTCCCGATCGACAAGCCGTACCCGGTGTACAAGGAAGTTAAGGTGCCGGTCGAGAAGGAGGTCCCGTACCCGGTGAAGGTCCCGTATCACGTACCAGTCCATGTTCACAAAGAAGAACACCATGATCATTCGTATGAACACCACGAACACGATCTGCACTAAATCCTGAGCTGTATCCTGTATCCCCCTTACAACAAAGTACCCCCCTCCCCACTTGTTATTCTAGTTAGTTGTTGATCATTTCAGTATGCAGCAGGTGGACGCGCTACAGCAACCAAAAGCGCTGAATGTTCCTGTCGTCCACCGGGGCTGTCATATGGGAAAGGAAAACCAAccgcctctgtgtgtgtgtgcgtttcgcCTCATAATACCTAAGACCGAGCTGTACATGTAGATGTTTATTTCATAATGTTTTTCATCCATCCACCATACCATACCACAACTCACCTCAAAACACCTCAGACATCACACTCCGGTGGAGTTGTGCGACcccaaaaagaacaaacacaaCGAAGCCgctcattttacattttacgATCGACCGTTTTGCGGGATCGCGAGTTTTGCTGCAACGGGGTCAGCAGGAGCCACAGGGAAAGGATTGATGCCCTCTTGCCACCCTCCATTCGGATGTGTTCCATCAGCGCTGATGATCCCAGCTACTGTTCTGAGGATAAATCTCGCCGGCTCATCCGTGTGGGGGGAAGTTGGTTTGATCCTTCCCCTGTTTGAGCTTCCCGATGCTCCCCAAGGCACGCTCCCGGGAAGAGATTGTTTCCCCaaatgagtttttgttttaccaaaGCGAATGAATTTAGTTTTgcgctgtttgtttttcgtttttgcttgTTCGAGATCAACCGGTTGGATAATTGatttcaagtttttgtttgttttatactAGCTTTGAGCTTTTTAGTTGTTTgttaaatgatgttttataccaaaaaggaaaatcgCCCCAGAACCAACAGTTTCACAGGAAAAAATAACCCTGATATAAAAATACGGGAGgataatggaaaaaaaacgccaGCCAGATCCAAGTTGAGAGATAAAGATGCTATAGAGACCAGGAGCAAAAAACCCGAACTCAAGCGAAACCGAGTGTTATCGATCGATGTGAtatgtttgaaataaaaacaaaatgttgaaaaagaaataacaaaGCTGGGTTATTATTTGTAagtaaaaaaacgaaccagCAAATGAAAGTGAGAAAAAGAAAtgtgaaagaaaacaaaacaaatgaaaaagaaagtcAACATAACATTAGCAATGCATAGCAAtcaaaagacaaacaaaacaaaacaaaaccaaacaaaaatcaacgcAGGCACTTCCTTCATCTTCGACTGATTGTAATTGCATTTGATTGGCTTAATGCGGAAGACGATCAGTAGCGATCGATGACCGTGGTTGGgtgtggtaataataataatagagaTGGCAAACCGAAGCAGTCTGACACCGAAACAGCAATCTTTACAAATTTCAGCTGATTTGCAACACAATCAAAGCCCAAATGGAGCTTCACTTTCGTAAGAGATGAAAGAAAAACAGGCTTCAcgctttaattttttttccacccCTACCTCTACCCCTTTTGTGTATGGAAATGGCACCAAAAGGAGATCGAACCAGATCGAGCgatgtgtttgaatgtgtgtatAGGCATTACAAAAATAAAGGCCCCCGTTTGTTATGTAATCCCTACCGTAAACATAATGGGGCGCATGGCGCGAAACGTCCGCCGCGATCGACCTACTgaacgatacacacacacacacttggcgTCTGCAGTGCGGTGAATGAACCCACAGTGTAGATGCAGCAGGAAGCAGGTTTAAGCACCGACCATCGAGTGCACTTACACGGTGCAGCATCTTGCACGAGTGGCTTAAGCCTCTACGGCACAAGCACCAAAGGAAAGGGACGTTTAGCACTTCATGCACACGCTTTCGGTACTTGCTTGCTCTGCAGAGCGATGCAGTGGGGGTGGGTGCAGTGACTGgaatgatgacgatggtggcgatgataataataaataaaagaaacaataaaGGAAGGTAGCAACCGCCTCAGCTGCAGCGTCTAACGGGCTAGCTCCAAGGGCGGTGGAGAAAGAGGGCAAAGAAAGCGCCTACTTATGCTGTAACCGTGTGTGCACACGCGACCAGTGTGCACACGCGATCACCACCTCCACGGATCGGTCGTGTCCACTATGCTCAAGTGAAATGAGGGGAAAACACAGCCAAAACAAAGCACGATCATATTAGCGGCCCGGCGGGCCTACGTACGCTACATTTGGAGCGGCTGTACGATTACGCGTTTTGCTGAGCTTTCCGTGCGCGTGGCGAGCTTTTGCTTGCGATGCTGGCAAGCGTACAGCGACGATGGTGGGCGGTTGTGGGTGTTGTAAGCCGTAGCGGGGGGCTGTGTGTGGATTATGGTATGCTTACTTTGTTCGTGAAGATGCTTGCTGCCCTGCCGTGCCTCACCGTGCACAACGTTCGTCGGCCGGTTGGAGCAACCGCTGTGGAGTGTAGCTAATTACACATTTCTCACATAACAGAGCGTCTGTCGCTGTAATCCGCAAACACGGCGATgcttcgtgtttttttgtctgtggATGGTTTTGTTCGGATCGCACCAATTTAGTTACTTTTCACCGAATGTTATGCATTTTTTAAGGGTTTCTTTGTGCCGTCCTCGTCTGGGAGGGTGTATGTGGTGAGTTGGTGGAATTGAATCAATTAGGCTGGTTTGCTTTTCACTTAATTATGATGTCTTTGTGTACGATGGATTGCTTATTTCCTCTatgtttattgaattaaaaagTTTGTTGGGATCTTAGTACATTGCTACGTTATGTTAGTTGAGTTTGCTCGATACTGATTTTTACTAACAGTTGGTTTGTCAGTGTTATGACAAAATAAGACGatcaaaaaattatgaaacctTAAACGGCAAACAAATGGCTGTGGTGGAATGTATAttgttactttttttatttcttttttgtacaaaaatgctttgaaaatCGCTTC
This sequence is a window from Anopheles merus strain MAF chromosome 3R, AmerM5.1, whole genome shotgun sequence. Protein-coding genes within it:
- the LOC121597234 gene encoding skin secretory protein xP2, translating into MRMIIVPCCLALFVALVTCEGDVKADSKAEETQVEAKESQNLEKRGLHSSFGDFGHDFGGHDEHHHHHEHIKTVTIEKKIPVPYTVEKHVPYTVEKKVPYEVKVPIPQPYIVEKKVPVHYKEVVKYPVHVPAPYTVEKKVPYEVKYPVDKPYEVKVHVPQPYTVEKKVPYEVKVPVPVPYTVEKKVPYEVKVEVPVPKPYTVIKKVPYEVKVPVDKPYKVEVPKPYPVEVPKPYPVVVEKKVPYEVKVPVDKPYKVEVPKPYKVEVKVPYPAPYTVEKKVPYTVEKPIPYEVKVPIDKPYPVYKEVKVPVEKEVPYPVKVPYHVPVHVHKEEHHDHSYEHHEHDLH